A portion of the Rhodococcus pseudokoreensis genome contains these proteins:
- a CDS encoding MFS transporter, translating into MTGPREPNEPDGGRAPDENPGPPVHPGYDKYPPAARPGGRRTPLPPLHPVGGGQRPRSDEERADAPKAPPMPRKLTVTRVAAMRSRELTNKGIATFHRAAKADGADKSGLTALTYAVMANNATDAAIAVALANTLFFSAATGEDKTKVALYLLITIAPFAVIAPLIGPMLDRLQHGRRVALATSFGLRTMLAIVLVFNFDSWVLYPAALGMMVLSKSFSVLKSAVTPRVLPPEIDLVRVNSRLTVFGLLGGTIGAGALAGALAMATGSVGALWLAAVITALGAYLSMRIPSWVEVTEGEVPATLTYHGDEHPTEVIGRTRVLQPEAPAAAKTGKRRQPLGRAVITGLWGNSTIRVLTGFLTLYIAFVAKSKTDHEPLVQAAMLGLVGAAAGIGNFAGNAAGARIKLGRPALIVLRCTGAVWIIAVLAAITDNLLTAALATLVASAASALAKVSLDASLQHDLPEESIASGFGRSETVLQLSWVVGGALGVLLPTEYWIGFSVVSAVMTVGLVQTILTYRGSTLLPGLGGKRPDLAEQEVTEHHSTHRADRSTGNVK; encoded by the coding sequence GTGACCGGACCGCGCGAACCCAACGAGCCTGACGGCGGTCGGGCTCCTGACGAGAATCCCGGGCCCCCCGTTCATCCCGGCTACGACAAATACCCGCCCGCGGCACGCCCCGGCGGCCGGCGCACGCCGCTGCCGCCCCTGCATCCGGTCGGCGGCGGGCAGCGTCCCCGGTCCGACGAGGAGCGGGCGGACGCCCCCAAGGCGCCGCCGATGCCGCGCAAGCTCACCGTCACCCGGGTGGCGGCGATGCGCAGCCGGGAACTCACCAACAAGGGCATCGCGACGTTCCACCGGGCCGCCAAGGCGGACGGTGCGGACAAGTCTGGGCTCACCGCGCTCACCTACGCGGTGATGGCCAACAACGCGACCGACGCGGCCATCGCCGTCGCCCTGGCGAACACGCTGTTCTTCTCGGCCGCGACGGGCGAGGACAAGACGAAGGTCGCGCTGTACCTGCTGATCACGATCGCCCCGTTCGCCGTCATCGCTCCGCTGATCGGTCCGATGCTCGACCGCCTCCAGCACGGCCGCCGCGTCGCGCTGGCCACGTCGTTCGGACTCCGGACGATGCTGGCGATCGTGCTCGTCTTCAACTTCGACAGCTGGGTGCTGTATCCGGCGGCGCTCGGAATGATGGTGCTCAGCAAATCGTTCTCGGTGCTCAAGAGTGCGGTCACCCCACGTGTGCTGCCACCGGAGATCGACCTCGTACGCGTCAACTCCCGGCTCACCGTGTTCGGGCTTCTCGGCGGAACCATCGGTGCGGGCGCCCTCGCGGGTGCTCTCGCCATGGCCACCGGTTCCGTCGGCGCGCTGTGGCTGGCGGCCGTCATCACCGCCCTCGGCGCGTACCTCAGCATGCGGATCCCGTCGTGGGTCGAGGTCACCGAAGGCGAGGTTCCCGCCACCCTCACGTACCACGGCGACGAACACCCGACCGAGGTGATCGGACGCACCCGCGTGCTGCAACCCGAGGCCCCGGCCGCCGCGAAGACCGGCAAACGTCGGCAACCACTGGGCCGCGCGGTCATCACCGGGTTGTGGGGCAACAGCACCATCCGTGTGCTCACCGGGTTCCTCACCCTGTACATCGCGTTCGTCGCGAAATCGAAGACCGACCACGAACCGCTGGTCCAGGCCGCCATGCTCGGCTTGGTCGGCGCGGCCGCCGGCATCGGCAACTTCGCGGGCAACGCCGCGGGCGCCCGGATCAAGCTGGGCCGCCCCGCCCTCATCGTGCTGCGCTGCACGGGCGCAGTGTGGATCATCGCCGTCCTCGCCGCGATCACCGACAATCTCCTGACCGCCGCCCTCGCCACGCTCGTCGCATCGGCCGCCAGCGCCCTCGCCAAGGTGTCGCTGGACGCGTCGCTGCAGCACGACCTGCCCGAGGAGTCGATCGCGTCCGGATTCGGGCGGTCGGAGACCGTTCTACAGCTGAGCTGGGTCGTGGGCGGGGCTCTGGGCGTGCTGCTGCCCACCGAATACTGGATCGGGTTCTCGGTAGTCTCCGCCGTGATGACCGTCGGGCTCGTCCAGACCATCCTCACGTACCGCGGCAGCACCCTCCTGCCCGGGCTCGGAGGAAAACGCCCCGACCTGGCCGAACAAGAAGTGACCGAGCACCACTCGACCCACCGGGCCGACCGATCGACAGGAAATGTGAAGTAA
- a CDS encoding DUF2771 domain-containing protein gives MQARTKKILALIAVGLIVVLVAFVGVVYTLVRNSSPRLPEITAFAHDRAEQVAPLGYCNLYLEDCETGDLAELDVPPGSSLQLSLPPEIVDAPWRMLVVYQDPSGQVLVQEQVHRAGETRAVTVPSSEELQLAGVEIQLPSAVIDEQGLTQARAAWSIKTA, from the coding sequence ATGCAGGCGCGAACCAAGAAGATCCTCGCACTGATCGCAGTGGGCCTGATAGTGGTCCTGGTGGCCTTCGTCGGAGTCGTCTACACACTGGTCCGCAATTCCTCGCCCCGCCTGCCCGAGATCACGGCCTTCGCGCACGACCGGGCCGAGCAGGTCGCCCCGCTCGGCTACTGCAACCTGTATCTCGAGGACTGCGAGACCGGCGACCTCGCCGAACTCGACGTGCCCCCCGGCTCCTCGCTGCAGCTGTCGTTGCCGCCGGAGATCGTCGACGCCCCGTGGCGCATGCTCGTCGTCTACCAGGATCCTTCGGGTCAGGTCCTCGTCCAGGAACAGGTGCACCGCGCCGGTGAGACCCGCGCCGTGACCGTGCCGTCCTCGGAAGAACTGCAACTGGCCGGCGTCGAGATCCAGCTGCCGTCCGCCGTCATCGACGAGCAGGGCCTCACCCAGGCCCGGGCCGCCTGGTCGATCAAGACCGCCTAG
- a CDS encoding transglycosylase family protein produces MSGRHRKPTTTGRTVAKVAVTGAIMGVAGAAFSGTANAAPDSDWDRLAQCESGGNWGINTGNGFQGGLQFSPSTWNAHGGTQYAATANQASREQQIVVAEKVLDSQGWGAWPSCSSSLGLSSAPTQRNAPATVPEAPAAPALPDLTGGVPSTNGTSQYAGVVDSAIEAVKAQGIAIDPQILQLIDANKGLLAQ; encoded by the coding sequence ATGAGCGGACGCCATCGCAAGCCCACCACCACCGGCCGCACCGTCGCCAAGGTCGCCGTCACCGGCGCCATCATGGGTGTCGCCGGAGCAGCCTTCTCGGGCACCGCGAACGCGGCACCCGACTCCGACTGGGACCGCCTCGCGCAGTGCGAGTCCGGCGGCAACTGGGGCATCAACACCGGAAACGGCTTCCAGGGCGGACTCCAGTTCTCCCCGAGCACCTGGAACGCACACGGTGGAACCCAGTACGCAGCCACCGCCAACCAGGCCTCGCGTGAACAGCAGATCGTCGTCGCCGAGAAGGTCCTCGACTCCCAGGGCTGGGGCGCATGGCCGTCCTGCTCCTCGAGCCTCGGCCTGAGCAGCGCACCCACCCAGCGCAACGCCCCCGCCACCGTGCCCGAGGCCCCCGCGGCACCGGCACTCCCCGACCTCACGGGCGGCGTCCCCAGCACCAACGGCACCTCGCAGTACGCGGGCGTCGTCGACAGCGCGATCGAGGCCGTCAAGGCCCAGGGCATCGCGATCGACCCCCAGATCCTGCAGCTCATCGACGCGAACAAGGGACTGCTCGCGCAGTAA
- a CDS encoding helicase-associated domain-containing protein: MTDTDDTTASTNGTAVSPRGAATLADWLAARSDAELTDLLRRRPDLAVPPPATIVVLAGRAEQRASVARAADNLTSLDFGVLELLALERADEVAVPRATLQDAVRSRATKKTVDATLDGLRSVGIVWGDKTSLRIVPAVVATIPWRVGRSAEPVETLDEAGITAALAGLQTAERDILETLAKSSSIGRTRDAAPGTPPDRPVQRLLAAGLLRWIDDETVELPFQVRQVLRGEAVFDPTSLAAPTVTGRKHKPADINAAAAGEAIELVRHCEDVVKALGEIPAPALRAGGLGVRELRRIAKTSGIDENRLSLLVELLSAAGLIASGTPDPAPTSDTGENYWAPTTAVDNWLTSPVARRWHALAAAWLELPRMAWFIGMRDANDKPVAALSEEVRAPSAPRDRQAILGLLAELGTGHSADPAEVSRLLAWRRPRWGARLRVHAVERTLEEAATLGLVARGALSSPGRALLHGGDAEAEMHASLPEPVDHVLVQADLTVVAPGPLTPELLEQVTLVADIESAGAASMYRISEDSIRRALDVGMTAAELHSLFATRSRTPVPQSLSYLIDDVARRHGRLRAGVAASFVRCEDPTLLAEVLASPVAASLALRALAPTVAVSQAPLREVLGELRAAGFAPAGEDSSGALVDLRPRGARVLTRRKAPASRTPAVATDAQLDAVVRTLRAGDLAASTRGSGSIRSDGSRASSAATIALLNAAARERSSVTIGYVDAQGVATHRIVDPVSVGGGQLDAFDPASGAVRRFTLHRITSVARVD; this comes from the coding sequence ATGACCGACACCGACGACACCACCGCAAGCACCAACGGCACCGCAGTCTCCCCCCGCGGCGCCGCGACGCTCGCGGACTGGCTGGCCGCGCGCAGCGACGCAGAACTGACGGATCTGCTCCGCAGGCGCCCCGATCTCGCGGTCCCGCCGCCGGCCACGATCGTCGTCCTCGCCGGTCGTGCCGAGCAACGGGCGTCGGTCGCGCGTGCGGCCGACAACCTGACGTCCCTGGACTTCGGTGTCCTCGAACTCCTGGCGCTCGAGCGTGCCGACGAGGTGGCCGTGCCCCGGGCCACCCTGCAGGACGCGGTGCGGTCGCGGGCGACGAAGAAGACCGTCGACGCCACCCTGGACGGCCTGCGGTCCGTCGGGATCGTCTGGGGTGACAAGACGTCGCTGCGGATCGTTCCCGCGGTCGTGGCCACCATCCCGTGGCGCGTCGGGCGGAGCGCCGAACCCGTCGAGACGCTCGACGAGGCCGGCATCACGGCGGCGCTGGCCGGGCTGCAGACCGCCGAGCGGGACATCCTCGAGACACTGGCGAAGTCGAGTTCGATCGGACGCACCCGGGACGCGGCCCCCGGGACCCCACCCGACCGTCCCGTTCAGCGGCTCCTCGCCGCCGGGCTGCTGCGGTGGATCGACGACGAGACCGTCGAATTGCCGTTCCAGGTGCGGCAGGTGCTGCGCGGCGAGGCCGTCTTCGACCCCACCTCGCTGGCCGCGCCCACCGTGACGGGCCGCAAGCACAAACCGGCCGACATCAATGCGGCCGCCGCGGGTGAGGCCATCGAACTGGTCCGCCACTGCGAGGACGTCGTCAAGGCGCTCGGCGAGATCCCGGCGCCGGCTCTGCGGGCGGGTGGTCTCGGGGTCCGGGAACTGCGGCGGATCGCCAAGACGTCCGGCATCGACGAGAACCGGCTGAGCTTGCTCGTCGAACTGCTGTCGGCCGCGGGACTGATCGCGAGCGGCACCCCGGACCCGGCCCCGACGTCCGACACCGGAGAGAACTACTGGGCCCCGACCACCGCGGTCGACAACTGGCTCACCTCCCCGGTCGCCCGGCGGTGGCACGCGCTGGCCGCGGCGTGGCTGGAACTGCCGCGCATGGCGTGGTTCATCGGCATGCGCGACGCCAACGACAAACCGGTCGCCGCGCTGTCCGAGGAAGTGCGCGCGCCGTCCGCGCCGCGGGACCGGCAGGCGATCCTGGGGTTGCTGGCCGAACTGGGCACCGGGCACTCGGCGGACCCCGCCGAGGTCAGTCGCCTGCTGGCGTGGCGCCGGCCCCGCTGGGGTGCCCGGCTGCGCGTCCACGCGGTGGAACGCACCCTCGAGGAGGCCGCGACACTCGGACTCGTCGCCCGCGGCGCGCTCAGCTCCCCCGGACGTGCGCTGCTCCACGGCGGTGACGCCGAGGCCGAGATGCACGCGTCGCTGCCCGAACCCGTCGACCACGTCCTCGTGCAGGCCGACCTCACCGTCGTCGCACCGGGACCGCTGACCCCGGAACTGCTGGAGCAGGTCACCCTCGTCGCGGACATCGAGTCCGCCGGTGCGGCGTCCATGTACCGGATCAGCGAGGACAGCATCCGGCGCGCCCTCGACGTCGGGATGACGGCGGCGGAACTGCACAGTCTCTTCGCGACCCGGTCGCGCACACCGGTCCCGCAGTCGCTGTCGTATCTCATCGACGACGTCGCGCGGCGGCACGGCCGGCTCCGGGCCGGTGTCGCGGCGTCGTTCGTCCGCTGCGAAGACCCCACGCTGCTCGCGGAGGTCCTGGCGTCACCGGTAGCGGCGTCCCTGGCCCTGCGCGCGCTGGCGCCGACGGTGGCGGTGTCGCAGGCACCGCTGCGGGAAGTGCTCGGCGAACTGCGGGCGGCCGGGTTCGCGCCGGCAGGCGAGGACTCGTCCGGCGCCCTCGTCGACCTGCGCCCGCGCGGCGCCCGCGTCCTGACCCGGCGCAAAGCCCCCGCGAGCCGCACCCCGGCCGTCGCGACGGACGCCCAGCTCGACGCGGTCGTCCGGACCCTGCGCGCCGGTGACCTGGCCGCCTCCACCCGAGGGTCCGGCAGCATCCGGTCCGACGGGTCGCGGGCCAGCAGCGCCGCGACCATCGCCCTGCTCAACGCCGCGGCGCGCGAACGCTCCAGCGTGACGATCGGTTACGTCGACGCGCAGGGCGTGGCGACGCACCGCATCGTCGATCCCGTCAGCGTCGGCGGCGGCCAGCTCGACGCCTTCGACCCGGCGAGCGGCGCGGTCCGCCGGTTCACTCTCCACCGCATCACGTCGGTGGCCCGCGTCGACTGA
- a CDS encoding YccF domain-containing protein has product MRILLNIIWLIFGGLWLALGYFVAGILCCILIITIPFGIASFRVGVYALWPFGKTVIDKPTAGVASVIGNVIWFIIAGLWLAIGHVVTAVAMAITIIGIPLAVANIKMIPISLMPLGKDIVDAPR; this is encoded by the coding sequence ATGAGAATTCTGCTCAACATCATCTGGCTGATCTTCGGCGGTCTGTGGCTGGCGCTGGGGTACTTCGTCGCCGGAATCCTGTGCTGCATCCTGATCATCACGATCCCGTTCGGCATCGCGTCGTTCCGGGTCGGCGTCTACGCGCTGTGGCCGTTCGGGAAGACCGTGATCGACAAGCCGACGGCCGGGGTCGCCTCGGTGATCGGCAATGTCATCTGGTTCATCATCGCAGGTCTGTGGCTCGCGATCGGGCACGTCGTCACGGCCGTCGCCATGGCGATCACGATCATCGGGATTCCCCTCGCCGTCGCGAACATCAAGATGATTCCCATCTCGCTGATGCCCCTCGGCAAGGACATCGTCGATGCACCGCGGTGA
- a CDS encoding ATP-binding protein gives MPGELSVRLDGRVLSVSNTGTPLDEPGVQALVALRASNKSGATVGRYGVGFTAVLSVSDEVELRSTSGSVLFSADRTRSELRDLDGADPGAGVPALRLAWPTETRPAAGAASEVVLTLREDVDGESLLAYMAREAPDLLLELPALVSITVGDKQFRRRERPLESGLTEVAIGDDRWWQYESGRARWLVPVRDGVVAPVTEDVLRAPTRSDEELSVPAILVADIAMQPDRRRILPGAAIAELATGYAEFVAAVPPEQRLSLVPVPAFARSEVDSALRDHLVAELREHPWLPTVDGKDKAPGRASVVPGLTDELAELLAEIVDGLVVPDLSGPRWAPALAAVDAHRLGLARLTELLSGIEREPSWWQRLYAALEPLAIDALAAEELASIPVPLSDGRTVTGPRTVLLGHDIDGVLGVDWTRLVHPDAAHPLLSRLGAKTATAVDLLSDPALRAEIEDLDPDDAAAAEELSVAVLDLAGRVDPGGLPSWLGLLPLPDIDGELRGADELLLPGAPLAEVLVDDSPFACVDSAFAERVGEDALRAVGVGWGFTVLRAELPTGPDHDLDDEDRWWDTLDDDPDVLGAVRDLDLVDEDRWPQALTMLARDPATRPLLADRAGYTAWWLRHNAELDGQVLGLLRDPADETFAGLLDPVEHPESAVFAAALAPATVDSPELAQLLLDRLADPEREPTPAVTARTHSLLATAAAGHLLDLEELHLPEHVRGLTGTLVDPADALVLDEPWLAAAVPRERLVVGSLDTAESLADLLDVPLASAAIRGTVTGSGRESTWDREPAAVLAFAALGRDLPRGGVVVHPRLTVKLTGAVDSEIAVPWWMDEQGTTHCSESWAEGTWGAAGVV, from the coding sequence GTGCCCGGCGAGCTGTCCGTGCGCCTCGACGGACGCGTCCTGAGCGTGTCCAACACCGGCACACCGCTCGACGAGCCGGGAGTGCAGGCGCTGGTCGCGCTGCGGGCGTCGAACAAATCCGGGGCGACCGTCGGCCGCTACGGCGTCGGTTTCACGGCGGTGCTGTCGGTGAGTGACGAGGTCGAACTGCGGTCGACGTCCGGTTCCGTGCTGTTCTCGGCGGACCGCACGAGGTCGGAACTGCGGGATCTCGACGGCGCCGACCCTGGCGCGGGCGTGCCCGCCCTCCGGCTGGCGTGGCCCACCGAGACCCGCCCGGCCGCGGGTGCGGCGTCGGAAGTCGTGCTGACGCTGCGCGAGGACGTCGACGGCGAGTCGCTGCTCGCGTACATGGCGCGCGAGGCCCCCGACCTTCTGCTCGAGCTCCCGGCGCTCGTCTCGATCACCGTGGGCGACAAGCAGTTCCGCCGGCGTGAACGACCACTCGAGTCCGGGTTGACCGAGGTCGCGATCGGCGACGACCGCTGGTGGCAGTACGAGTCCGGGCGCGCACGCTGGCTCGTCCCGGTCCGGGACGGCGTCGTCGCACCCGTCACCGAGGACGTGCTGCGCGCCCCCACCCGCTCGGACGAGGAACTGTCGGTACCCGCGATCCTCGTCGCGGACATCGCCATGCAACCCGACCGCAGGCGCATCCTGCCCGGCGCCGCGATCGCCGAGTTGGCCACCGGATACGCCGAGTTCGTGGCCGCGGTGCCGCCCGAACAGCGACTGTCGCTGGTTCCCGTCCCCGCGTTCGCACGCAGCGAGGTCGACTCGGCGCTGCGCGACCATCTCGTCGCCGAACTCCGCGAGCACCCCTGGCTGCCGACCGTCGACGGCAAGGACAAGGCCCCCGGCCGGGCGTCGGTGGTCCCCGGGCTCACCGACGAACTCGCCGAACTGCTCGCCGAGATCGTCGACGGCCTGGTCGTCCCGGATCTGTCCGGCCCCCGCTGGGCGCCTGCACTGGCCGCGGTCGACGCCCACCGCCTCGGCCTGGCCCGCCTCACCGAACTGCTCAGTGGCATCGAACGGGAACCGTCCTGGTGGCAGCGCCTGTACGCGGCGCTCGAACCGCTGGCGATTGACGCCCTCGCCGCGGAGGAACTGGCGTCGATCCCGGTGCCGCTGTCCGACGGCCGCACCGTGACCGGCCCGCGAACGGTGTTGCTGGGTCACGACATCGACGGAGTCCTGGGTGTCGACTGGACGAGGCTCGTCCACCCCGACGCCGCGCACCCGCTGCTGTCGAGGCTCGGCGCGAAGACCGCCACGGCCGTCGACCTGCTCTCGGATCCGGCGCTGCGCGCCGAGATCGAGGACCTCGACCCCGACGACGCGGCGGCAGCCGAAGAACTGTCGGTCGCGGTGCTCGATCTCGCGGGCCGCGTCGATCCCGGCGGTCTGCCGTCGTGGCTCGGTCTGCTGCCCCTGCCGGATATCGACGGGGAGTTGCGCGGGGCGGACGAATTGCTGTTGCCCGGTGCGCCACTCGCCGAGGTCCTGGTGGACGACTCGCCGTTCGCGTGCGTGGACTCCGCGTTCGCGGAACGGGTGGGGGAGGACGCCCTCCGCGCCGTTGGCGTCGGCTGGGGCTTCACCGTGCTGCGCGCCGAACTCCCCACCGGACCCGACCACGACCTCGACGACGAGGACCGCTGGTGGGACACGCTCGACGACGACCCCGACGTGCTCGGCGCGGTGCGCGACCTGGACCTGGTGGACGAGGACCGCTGGCCGCAGGCGCTGACGATGCTCGCCCGGGACCCGGCGACGCGTCCGCTGCTCGCCGACCGCGCCGGGTACACGGCCTGGTGGCTGCGGCACAACGCCGAACTGGACGGCCAGGTGCTCGGTCTGCTCCGCGACCCCGCCGACGAGACGTTCGCCGGTCTGCTCGACCCCGTCGAGCACCCGGAATCCGCCGTGTTCGCCGCCGCACTGGCCCCCGCGACGGTCGATTCACCGGAACTCGCGCAACTATTGCTGGACCGACTGGCCGATCCGGAGCGCGAACCGACGCCGGCGGTGACGGCGCGGACCCACAGCCTGCTGGCGACGGCCGCGGCCGGGCACCTCCTCGACCTCGAGGAACTTCACCTGCCCGAACACGTGCGCGGCCTGACGGGCACCCTGGTCGACCCCGCCGACGCGCTGGTGCTGGACGAACCGTGGCTGGCCGCCGCCGTGCCGCGCGAGCGCTTGGTGGTGGGGAGCCTGGACACCGCCGAGTCGCTCGCCGATCTGCTGGACGTCCCGCTCGCCTCCGCGGCGATCCGCGGCACCGTCACCGGATCCGGCCGGGAATCCACGTGGGATCGCGAACCCGCCGCGGTGCTCGCCTTCGCCGCACTCGGCCGCGACCTGCCCCGCGGGGGCGTTGTCGTCCATCCCCGGCTCACGGTCAAGCTCACGGGTGCCGTCGACTCCGAGATCGCGGTCCCGTGGTGGATGGACGAGCAGGGCACCACGCATTGCTCCGAGTCCTGGGCCGAGGGCACGTGGGGCGCCGCCGGTGTCGTTTGA
- a CDS encoding cold-shock protein, giving the protein MPTGKVKWYDVEKGFGFLSQEEGEDVYVRSSALPEGVEGLKAGQRVEFGMAAGRRGPQALSLKVLDPAPSLRQNGARKEPSAKKHTPDELHGMVEDMITLLEAKVQPDLRKGKYPDRKTAQRISEVVRAVARELDS; this is encoded by the coding sequence GTGCCGACCGGCAAGGTGAAGTGGTACGACGTCGAAAAGGGCTTCGGCTTTCTGTCGCAGGAGGAGGGGGAGGACGTCTATGTGCGTTCGTCCGCTCTTCCCGAGGGCGTCGAGGGCCTCAAGGCCGGTCAGCGTGTCGAGTTCGGCATGGCCGCCGGTCGACGCGGACCCCAGGCGCTGAGCCTGAAGGTCCTCGACCCGGCGCCGTCGCTGCGTCAGAACGGCGCCCGCAAGGAGCCGTCCGCCAAGAAGCACACGCCGGACGAACTGCACGGCATGGTCGAGGACATGATCACGCTGCTCGAGGCGAAGGTCCAGCCCGACCTGCGCAAGGGCAAGTACCCCGACCGCAAGACCGCCCAGCGCATCTCCGAGGTGGTCCGCGCCGTCGCACGCGAACTCGACAGCTGA
- a CDS encoding DUF3027 domain-containing protein, with the protein MVRQTGGVSVASSDERAVARPVLTDAVELARTALVQLQEGGVGDYLGVTSEDECAATHRFVADLPGYRGWQWAVVVAADPESDRATVSELALLPGPDALVAPEWIPWDQRIRPGDLSAGDLLAPPAGDPRLVPGYVATGDPEIDDAALELGLGRKQTMSLEGRLDAAQRWHDGDYGPDSEMAKAAPSTCGLCGFYLPLAGSLHGAFGVCGNEMAADGHVVDVTYGCGAHSDTLLPTGAGSPQYDAYDDGAVEVVERAATETEAAAEVTDAEESASTS; encoded by the coding sequence GTGGTGCGGCAAACTGGTGGTGTGAGTGTTGCTTCTTCCGACGAGCGCGCAGTGGCGCGTCCCGTACTGACCGACGCCGTCGAGCTCGCCCGAACCGCATTGGTCCAACTGCAGGAAGGGGGAGTCGGCGACTATCTGGGCGTCACGTCCGAGGACGAGTGCGCCGCGACTCACCGTTTCGTTGCGGACCTTCCGGGCTACCGGGGCTGGCAGTGGGCGGTGGTGGTGGCCGCCGATCCCGAGTCGGACCGTGCCACCGTCAGCGAACTCGCCCTCCTCCCGGGACCCGATGCGCTGGTCGCACCCGAATGGATTCCGTGGGACCAGCGGATTCGGCCCGGTGACCTGTCCGCGGGCGATCTCCTGGCACCGCCTGCCGGTGACCCCCGCCTCGTCCCCGGCTACGTGGCGACGGGCGACCCCGAGATCGACGACGCCGCCCTCGAACTGGGCCTGGGCCGCAAGCAGACGATGAGCCTCGAGGGTCGCCTCGACGCCGCCCAGCGCTGGCACGACGGCGATTACGGCCCCGACTCGGAGATGGCCAAGGCCGCGCCGTCGACGTGCGGGCTGTGCGGTTTCTACCTCCCGCTCGCCGGGTCCCTGCACGGGGCGTTCGGCGTGTGCGGCAACGAGATGGCCGCCGACGGGCACGTCGTCGACGTCACGTACGGGTGCGGCGCCCACTCCGACACCCTGCTCCCCACGGGCGCCGGTTCGCCGCAGTACGACGCGTACGACGACGGCGCCGTCGAGGTCGTCGAGCGGGCCGCAACCGAGACGGAAGCTGCTGCCGAGGTCACCGACGCCGAGGAATCCGCATCGACCAGCTAG
- a CDS encoding glutaminyl-peptide cyclotransferase, whose amino-acid sequence MTGRRHLVPALLAVAWMVTACSPQSPVAAGAAGTNLRAEIVRTVDHDPNAFTQGLEIDGTELLEGTGRPGESWVQATDLDSGTVRARAELPSPLFGEGITVSDDTIWQLTWRDGVAVVRDRATLAEQRRVPFDGEGWGICALPGALVTSDGSPTLTFRDPVTFEPRRTVQAMQDGNPVSRLNELECADDGAIYANVWTTDTLVRIDPSDGRVTAEIDASAVRDALPPGPRDVDVLNGIAQIPGTDRFLVTGKYWPAMFEVRFVP is encoded by the coding sequence ATGACCGGCCGGAGGCACCTCGTCCCAGCCCTGCTCGCGGTGGCGTGGATGGTCACCGCATGCTCCCCGCAGAGTCCGGTGGCGGCGGGCGCGGCGGGCACGAATCTCCGCGCGGAGATCGTCCGCACCGTCGACCACGACCCGAATGCGTTCACCCAGGGCCTCGAGATCGACGGCACCGAACTGCTCGAGGGCACCGGTCGCCCCGGCGAATCCTGGGTGCAGGCCACCGACCTCGACAGCGGCACCGTCCGGGCGCGCGCCGAACTGCCGTCTCCCCTGTTCGGCGAGGGCATCACGGTGAGCGACGACACGATCTGGCAGCTGACGTGGCGTGACGGGGTCGCCGTCGTCCGCGATCGGGCGACGCTCGCCGAACAGCGGCGGGTCCCGTTCGACGGCGAGGGGTGGGGCATCTGCGCGTTGCCCGGCGCCCTGGTCACGAGCGACGGCTCACCCACCCTCACGTTCCGCGACCCGGTCACGTTCGAACCCCGGCGCACCGTGCAGGCGATGCAGGACGGAAACCCCGTCTCCCGGCTCAACGAACTCGAATGCGCGGACGACGGCGCGATCTACGCGAACGTCTGGACCACCGACACCCTCGTCCGCATCGATCCGTCGGACGGACGGGTCACCGCGGAGATCGACGCCTCCGCCGTCCGCGACGCGCTTCCGCCCGGCCCGCGGGACGTCGACGTCCTCAACGGCATCGCCCAGATCCCGGGAACGGACCGGTTCCTCGTCACCGGAAAGTACTGGCCGGCCATGTTCGAGGTGCGGTTCGTTCCCTGA